In Pochonia chlamydosporia 170 chromosome 3, whole genome shotgun sequence, the following are encoded in one genomic region:
- a CDS encoding prephenate dehydratase (similar to Beauveria bassiana ARSEF 2860 XP_008595612.1) — protein MASNTKPVVSFLGPVASYSHQAVRQVFPEDKWELRPVNTIDGKYVFDEVQDRQVTAGVVPFENSTNGSVVFTLDNLADRDGRYKDITVDGEIFVDVHHCLLGRKNPAGKLDESHEASGTCTPTLTDPSPSKPKSKPLSSLSHIRRLYSHPQAFGQCNAFISTYLKGVEIIDVSSTSKAAEIVSQDETGTWAAISNQLASNLYGLDMLGKNIEDREDNTTRFLVIGTNPAVPDDWDLQKLAIAKSGSKSLVSFTVPHTSPGALADVLGCFREFNLNLTSINSRPSLLAPFQYIFFVEFEGHKYDDPDGRVKGALEKISRVAHNWRWLGSWERYR, from the exons ATGGCCTCAAACACTAAGCCAGTGGTCAGCTTCCTGGGTCCAGTGGCGTCCTATTCGCATCAG GCAGTTCGGCAAGTTTTCCCGGAGGATAAATGGGAATTGAGACCCGTGAACACTATAGATGGTAAGT ATGTTTTCGATGAGGTCCAGGATCGTCAGGTCACGGCTGGTGTTGTGCCTTTCGAAAACTCCACCAATGGCTCCGTGGTCTTCACCTTGGATAACCTAGCCGACCGAGATGGCCGGTACAAGGATATCACTGTTGACGGCGAAATTTTCGTCGATGTTCACCACTGCCTGCTTGGCCGCAAAAATCCGGCAGGAAAGCTAGATGAATCTCACGAAGCTTCTGGAACTTGTACTCCAACCCTGACGGATCCCAGTCCATCTAAGCCCAAGTCGAAGCctctcagcagcctcagccaTATCAGACGACTTTACTCACATCCCCAGGCCTTCGGACAATGCAACGCCTTCATATCCACCTATCTCAAAGGCGTGGAGATTATCGATGTCAGTTCGACTAGCAAAGCCGCTGAAATTGTGAGCCAAGACGAAACAGGCACGTGGGCTGCCATTTCGAACCAGCTAGCTTCGAATCTGTATGGTCTTGACATGTTGGGTAAGAATATCGAAGACAGAGAAGATAACACAACCCGCTTCTTGGTAATCGGGACCAATCCTGCTGTACCGGACGATTGGGACCTGcagaagctggccattgccaagtcaGGGAGCAAGTCACTCGTTTCTTTTACGGTGCCACATACATCTCCTGGCGCGTTGGCTGATGTGCTGGGTTGTTTCCGAGAATTTAATCTCAATTTGACCAGTATCAATAGCCGACCTAGTCTTCTGGCACCATTTCAGTACATATTTTTTGTTGAATTCGAAGGACACAAGTATGACGATCCTGACGGTCGAGTGAAGGGGGCATTGGAAAAGATCAGCCGAGTTGCTCACAACTGGCGATGGCTGGGAAGTTGGGAGCGATATAGGTAG
- a CDS encoding AIG2 family protein (similar to Metarhizium acridum CQMa 102 XP_007811368.1) → MPPKREDSQLSQDSVMTVTQEDRHEILYFAYGSNLSTVQMRQRCPYSTPIGIGHLDGWKWLINERGYANVVKVSGSEAKSSEGSLGDKGKGKEWGVYGLLYLLPPDDEAKLDTYEGVPWAYEKMTCDARWVRDGQGKVLDEPVKTLVYVDTKRVGESVPKEEYVERMERGIEDAVDNWGLDREYATKVMRRFWK, encoded by the coding sequence ATGCCGCCCAAACGGGAAGATAGTCAGCTGTCGCAGGACAGTGTAATGACAGTGACGCAGGAGGACCGACACGAGATTCTGTACTTTGCGTATGGAAGCAATTTATCCACAGTGCAGATGAGGCAGCGGTGTCCCTACTCGACGCCCATTGGAATCGGACATCTCGACGGATGGAAGTGGCTGATCAATGAGAGAGGGTACGCGAATGTTGTCAAGGTTTCTGGATCCGAGGCAAAATCGTCCGAGGGCTCGTTGGGGGATAAGGGTAAGGGGAAGGAATGGGGTGTTTACGGACTCCTCTATCTTCTTCCACCGGATGACGAGGCGAAGCTTGACACGTACGAGGGTGTGCCGTGGGCATATGAGAAGATGACTTGTGATGCGCGATGGGTGAGGGATGGCCAGGGGAAGGTGTTGGATGAGCCGGTGAAGACGTTGGTGTATGTTGATACGAAGAGGGTAGGTGAGAGTGTGCCCAAGGAGGAGTATgtggagaggatggagagaggCATCGAGGATGCGGTTGATAATTGGGGATTAGACAGGGAGTATGCGACgaaggtgatgaggaggTTTTGGAAATGA
- a CDS encoding interferon-induced GTP-binding protein Mx (similar to Metarhizium acridum CQMa 102 XP_007811371.1) — translation MATDVGLQSKEHRNLLDLIDKLRAKGVGEYVALPEIIVAGDQSAGKSSVLEAISGMSFPTKDNLCTRFATELVLRRSSNVGVRISIIPAANRPSHEQDMLKQFSPDVNHSNPELSEVVERAKQAMGINPKSKAFSDDILRVEISGPGQPHLTMVDLPGLFKAGNASQSVKDAQIVDQMVLRYMKRPKKHNSCGYPQRKRTLGLITKPDTLDEGSESESSYMRLAQNKDVKFKLGWHVLKNRDYKMTRDKATCQERDLAEAEFFSKPPWNMLPPSTVGASSLKTRLSQLLKDQILLQLPDLIKEVENGMQDTKDQLEKLGPRRENTPEQRQYLIQISQAFSELIKAAVDGFYNDPFFGSAKDDEGYHKRLRAVIQEILTDFKDVMNDKGCRKKIIDDPDDDDPKEQRLSKFEIFRSKYTEKVQNLMDRNRGCELPGTFNPMIVGELFFDQCKPWQGITDLLLEEVMRAVCHVCHEIIQHVAVENTAAKLCGLLSTYIEGLRKQLKVSLELLLQPYQKIHPITYNESLTENVQKAQAERRRRKVEANIKEAYPSNEVRGTCKTILYLLTVDVDVDIKSYASSLAVDYLEAYYNVSLKKFIDDVSTLGVECSLMQKLRIVFEPQHIYKMSDVEIQNLATENPLATAERQRLKKKLNTLDGCLYDLKQQDHLRPEENEARSFRDLTSTFIKRERFRE, via the exons ATGGCCACTGATGTTGGTTTACAGTCGAAAGAACACAGAAATCTCCTCGACCTGATTGACAAGCTTCGTGCCAAAGGGGTTGGGGAATATGTTGCTCTCCCTGAGATAATTGTGGCTGGAGACCAATCCGCGGGCAAAAGCTCGGTGCTGGAAGCCATTTCTGGTATGTCTTTCCCGACAAAAGATAACCTGTGTACGCGATTTGCTACCGAACTTGTTCTGAGGCGATCCTCCAATGTTGGTGTGAGGATCTCCATTATTCCTGCTGCAAATCGGCCATCGCATGAGCAAGATATGTTGAAGCAGTTCAGCCCAGATGTGAACCATAGCAACCCAGAGCTCTCCGAGGTTGTTGAACGTGCCAAGCAGGCCATGGGTATCAACCCGAAATCCAAAGCATTTAGTGACGATATATTGCGGGTTGAAATTTCTGGACCGGGACAACCTCATCTGACAATGGTTGATCTTCCTGGCCTTTTCAAGGCTGGAAACGCTAGTCAATCTGTCAAGGATGCCCAAATTGTGGATCAAATGGTGCTTCGATACATGAAGAGGCCCAAGAAGCATAATTCTTGCGGTT ACCCCCAGCGCAAGCGCACATTAGgcctcatcaccaaaccGGACACACTAGATGAGGGATCAGAAAGCGAGTCTTCATATATGCGTCTCGCGCAGAACAAGGACGTGAAATTTAAGCTTGGGTGGCACGTACTAAAGAACCGCGATTACAAGATGACACGGGACAAAGCAACTTGTCAGGAACGGGACCTGGCGGAAGCTGAGTTCTTCTCCAAACCTCCCTGGAATAtgctgccgccatcaacTGTCGGAGCCAGCTCTCTTAAAACACGTCTCAGTCAGCTTTTGAAAGATCAAATTTTATTGCAACTGCCAGACTTGATCAAGGAAGTCGAGAATGGAATGCAAGACACTAAGGATCAGCTGGAGAAACTCGGACCTCGACGAGAGAATACGCCCGAGCAACGGCAGTATCTCATCCAGATAAGCCAAGCCTTTTCCGAGCTCATTAAAGCAGCAGTCGATGGTTTCTATAATGACCCCTTTTTTGGTAGCGCAAAGGATGACGAAGGGTACCACAAGCGACTGCGAGCCGTGATTCAAGAGATATTGACCGATTTTAAAGACGTCATGAATGACAAAGGGTGCCGCAAAAAGATTATCGATGACCCGGACGATGACGATCCTAAAGAACAGCGTTTGAGTAAATTTGAAATATTTCGGTCCAAATACACCGAAAAAGTCCAGAACCTCATGGATCGGAACCGTGGTTGTGAGCTACCAGGAACATTCAACCCTATGATTGTTGGCGAACTATTTTTCGATCAGTGCAAACCCTGGCAGGGCATTACTGACCTTCTTTTGGAAGAAGTGATGAGGGCGGTGTGTCACGTCTGTCATGAAATCATCCAACATGTAGCTGTTGAGAATACAGCGGCAAAGCTCTGCGGGCTCCTTAGTACCTACATCGAGGGTCTTCGGAAACAATTGAAAGTGTCACTTGAATTGCTACTTCAGCCATACCAAAAGATACACCCAATTACGTACAATGAGTCGCTTACGGAAAACGTACAAAAGGCGCAAGCTGAAAGGCGCCGTCGAAAAGTCGAGGCTAACATTAAAGAAGCATATCCGTCCAATGAAGTGAGAGGAACTTGCAAGACAATTTTGTACCTGCTTACAGTTGACGTGGACGTCGACATAAAATCATATGCCAGCTCATTAGCCGTGGATTATCTCGAGGCATATTACAAT GTATCCTTGAAGAAATTTATCGACGATGTTAGCACGCTTGGAGTAGAGTGTTCGCTGATGCAGAAACTTCGAATCGTTTTTGAGCCACAGCATATTTACAAGATGAGCGACGTCGAGATACAAAACCTTGCCACGGAGAACCCTTTGGCCACGGCGGAACGGCAACGATTGAAGAAAAAATTAAATACGCTTGACGGCTGCCTATATGATCTTAAGCAGCAGGATCATTTACGTCCAGAAGAAAATG AAGCCAGGTCGTTTCGAGACTTGACGAGCACATTCATCAAGCGAGAGCGATTTCGTGAATGA
- a CDS encoding STE/STE11 protein kinase (similar to Coccidioides immitis RS XP_001242119.1), translating into MAMISSKSPFPAALSTSNLPPGSNLPSALPPSRRQPAMSSSAQNYASPTESEFSESDGPDSVKHWDEDRVCEYLRSVKCGDYEKIFRKNHINGENLLEMDKEVLKEMGIDKVGDRVRLFLCIKKLRTKTYANQKKRNRDSFSGLDVYSSLPPSSIAAQTSAVPRSAPATSANRRYSRQIDVPAPLETARQARFPAGVGYVSSVGQSLPSRPQASTSDLSTGRLVPTHTRNNSSMDGSLMAALPQGQDVIRVISTGGVTKVVKIADCNTCEDVMRVTLRKFALREDHERNYCFWVLTGINPDPSQCRRLGDTELWRIIKDQRRPERNRLILRRVPAGEPGESELQRAAAIAMEEEQQKHTKAIESVDKRSQLKVQKVLGENWDDQLQQPLSPVFFQHRERPLAPEVSRDMDRTPLADARSPQRRKDGLRQFGGLRPPSELIASDLTSYFPDHRREDIDRTARLSMRRSTRLSKVNSRLSVASSISLASSIQDAPPIPTIADSWLSGAAHVAKIRPRDSQGRIPAIYNRDSIASSMLDTLQEESPIEPDRKSYVSFTESGDDSTAVDTAPLSITDPDGNTTSTTYYDGEGSTGSGSFNEIRQALSNDGDELDEELESFLSGESWDDNQWMKGALIGKGSFGSVYLALHAVTGELLAVKQVQMPEPGATGQSETRKRSMIEALNREMNLLRDLRHPNIVQYLGCSSSSDYLNIFLEYVPGGSVQTMLNSYGALPEPLVRSFVRQILMGLSYLHTKDIIHRDIKGANILVDNKGTIKISDFGISKKLEQSNILGNAKNNRHRPSLQGSVFWMAPEVVKQTQYTLKADIWSLGCLVVEMMTGNHPFPDCSQLQAIFKIGGGTASPTIPEHASEEAQAFLRQTFELNHDLRPSADELMLSPFLSHMT; encoded by the exons ATGGCCATGAtctcgtcaaagtcgccATTTCCGGCCGCCCTGAGCACGTCGAACCTCCCTCCTGGCTCCAACCTCCCGTCGGCTCTGCCACCCTCGAGAAGACAGCCGGCCATGTCGAGTAGCGCCCAAAACTATGCCAGCCCAACCGAGTCCGAGTTCTCTGAGAGCGACGGCCCCGATTCCGTAAAACACTGGGACGAGGACCGCGTTTGTGAATATCTTCGAAGTGTCAAGTGCGGCGACTACGAGAAGATATTCCGCAAGAATCACATCAATGGAGAGAACTTGCTGGAAATGGACAAGGAGGTGTTGAAAGAGATGGGCATCGATAAGGTCGGCGACCGAGTGCGACTTTTCTTGTGTATCAAGAAGCTACGGACCAAGACGTACGCGAATCAAAAGAAGCGCAATAGA GACTCGTTTTCTGGTCTCGATGTCTACTCTTCACTTCCTCCGTCCAGCATCGCCGCCCAGACTTCAGCTGTGCCTCGCTCAGCACCTGCCACATCAGCGAACCGCCGTTATTCACGCCAGATTGACGTTCCTGCTCCGTTAGAAACTG CTCGACAAGCTCGGTTCCCTGCTGGTGTAGGATACGTGAGCAGTGTTGGCCAGAGCCTGCCTTCACGACCCCAAGCGTCTACTTCAGACCTCTCCACTGGCCGTTTGGTACCTACCCATACCAGGAACAACTCCAGTATGGATGGCTCACTGATGGCTGCGTTGCCCCAGGGCCAAGACGTAATTCGCGTCATTTCTACTGGTGGCGTCACAAAGGTCGTAAAGATTGCTGATTGCAACACCTGCGAAGACGTCATGCGCGTAACTCTGCGCAAGTTTGCCCTCAGAGAAGACCACGAGCGAAACTATTGCTTCTGGGTCTTGACAGGCATCAACCCTGACCCTAGCCAGTGCAGACGCTTGGGCGATACTGAGCTCTGGCGCATCATCAAAGACCAACGACGACCTGAACGCAACCGGTTGATTCTGCGGCGAGTTCCTGCCGGAGAACCTGGCGAGTCCGAGTTGCAGCGCGCCGCTGCTATTGCCATGGAGGAAGAACAGCAAAAACATACCAAGGCTATCGAATCAGTCGACAAGCGAAGTCAACTCAAGGTTCAGAAAGTACTGGGCGAGAATTGGGATGACCAATTGCAACAACCTCTTTCTCCTGTATTTTTCCAACACCGAGAACGACCTCTTGCACCCGAAGTATcgagagacatggacaggaCTCCCCTAGCTGATGCCCGATCTCCCCAACGCCGCAAGGACGGCCTCCGTCAGTTTGGTGGACTCCGACCTCCCAGCGAGCTCATCGCCTCTGACTTGACCTCTTACTTCCCTGACCACCGCCGAGAGGACATTGATCGCACTGCTCGCCTCTCTATGAGACGGTCAACTCGGCTCAGCAAGGTCAACAGCCGACTCAGCGTGGCAAGTAGCATCAGCTTGGCATCCAGTATCCAGGATGCCCCTCCCATTCCGACCATCGCCGACTCATGGCTAAGCGGTGCCGCTCATGTTGCCAAGATTCGACCACGCGACTCCCAAGGCCGAATTCCAGCCATCTACAACCGAGACTCTATTGCCTCGTCTATGTTGGATACCCTCCAAGAAGAATCTCCCATAGAGCCAGACCGCAAGTCGTACGTGTCCTTCACGGAAAGCGGGGACGATAGCACTGCAGTTGATACGGCTCCTCTCAGCATCACTGATCCCGACGGTAATACTACCAGTACGACATACTATGATGGAGAGGGATCCACAGGGTCTGGGTCCTTCAATGAGATCCGGCAAGCCCTTTCAAACGATGGGGACGagcttgatgaagagcttgagagTTTCCTTTCTGGAGAGTCGTGGGACGACAATCAATGGATGAAGGGTGCTCTCATTGGAAAGGGTTCGTTTGGCTCCGTTTACCTGGCCCTCCACGCCGTGACCGGAGAACTCCTCGCAGTGAAGCAAGTTCAGATGCCTGAACCTGGAGCCACTGGACAGAGTGAGACTCGCAAGAGAAGCATGATCGAAGCTCTCAACCGCGAAATGAACTTGCTTCGTGATCTGCGCCACCCTAACATTGTGCAGTATCTCGGCTGCAGCTCGTCGTCTGACTACCTCAACATTTTCCTCGAATACGTCCCCGGTGGCTCTGTTCAGACGATGCTGAACTCTTATGGAGCCTTGCCTGAGCCCCTGGTTCGAAGTTTTGTTCGTCAAATCCTGATGGGCTTGTCATATCTACACACCAAAGACATTATCCACCGCGACATCAAGGGCGCCAATATCCTCGTGGACAACAAAGGCACCATCAAGATTTCCGATTTCGGCAtttccaagaagctggagcagTCCAACATTCTGGGCAATGCCAAGAACAACCGACATCGTCCATCGCTGCAAGGATCGGTCTTTTGGATGGCACCAGAGGTTGTCAAGCAGACACAATACACTCTCAAGGCTGACATCTGGTCTCTTGGATGCCTTGTTGTAGAAATGATGACGGGTAATCACCCTTTCCCTGACTGCAGTCAGCTGCAGGCTATTTTTAAGATTGGTGGAGGAACGGCCTCTCCAACGATCCCCGAGCACGCCAGTGAGGAGGCGCAGGCTTTCCTCCGACAGACTTTCGAGCTCAACCACGACTTGCGACCAAGTGCGGACGAGCTTATGCTTAGTCCATTCTTGTCGCACATGACAtag